In the Eptesicus fuscus isolate TK198812 chromosome 22, DD_ASM_mEF_20220401, whole genome shotgun sequence genome, GCCTAGACAATAAGTTAATGCTAGACACCACAAGAAAGGGCAGACATGGCAGTGTGggtttaatatacatatatgtagaatatatatgtacacacagtTAGCACGGTCAGGGTGGGTAGGGGCATCttgggcaggcaggaggctggggtcaCTGTACTTGTAGTGATTTAGATAGGAGGCGTTCACAAGCCCAAGGCGCCAGGATGAGGGCGAGGGGTTACCAAGTCCCTTCCTGGGTTGAATTGGGGGTCAGTGCAAAGGAAAACACTGTAGTTAACTTCTTCCCTTATTTCGGGCTTGGGGTGTTCTAggccagggaaggaggggaagttCCCTACATAACCACCTGGGACTCTGTAGGTGGGGGCAGAATTGGAGTTAAAACGTAAGGATCTCATTCCCCAACCTCCCGAGGCTTGGGGTCAGCATGTGCAACAGTCTGAGTAGGAATAAAGGAGGGGGAACGGAGCCCCTCAGCCCCGTCTCGGGCTCAGTGGGGCATTCTCCCAGCACAGTCTCTCCAGAGCAGATGGGTGGGGGCGCCTAATGCTGGGTGCTCGGTTGGGTTAGAGCTTTGGGGCTAGGAAAGGATCCATGGTCCTGTCATTAGATCCTGGCTCATACCCATCCGAGGGGAGCACAAAGGGACCAGCTGGTACCTAGGCCCTTCAACCTGAGGAATAGCTGGAAACTGGACTCCACAGCCAGTCCAGCATGGGTCAGACACCAAACTGAGCTCTGGCTTTTCTCTGCCCTCCCAGGTGGGGTTGGGTAGCCTCTTCaccttccctcccacctgcctctcctGTGTCACTTTGGCTCCTCAATGTAGGAACATGCAGGTCCCTTTTGCTCTTACACTTCAGAGAGGTGGTGGGAAAGTGGAGAAAGGGAGATAGGAGGAATGTGCCCATTTCTGTACGCATAGTTTCCCTAGAGTGGGAAaactcaccccccaccccagcctctgacccccagcccctcacaaGGAAGAGGAGCTAGATGAGCTAGACATGTAGACAGACAGCCAgagcgtgtgcacacacacacacacacgcacagtaAGGGGGTTAGGACCAGGTTAGTAAGTGGGTAGgtttgtgggggtgggaggtgcctttgccccctcccctggaggctgggggaagggagtggtCCTATGAAGGTCcaaccttcctcctcttcctcccccttgcTCAGGCTTTCTTCGGTGGAGGAGCCAATTTGATGATCTCTTCCTCAGAGGGCTGCCGGATAATGTCTAGGGGCAAAAAGGGACATGTCCAGGGATGGAATATGGGAGACACCAGGCAGGCCCACTGAACATCAGCCTTCGTGCTCCCAGAGCGCAAGCAACTCCAAGGATCACCCACGGGAGAGGGCAGGAGTGCACAGTAAAGGCATGGCCTCTTACCTTTGTACTTCTTGGCACTGGGGATACGGGTTAGCTTGGTGTCCAGCTCATCCTCCTCAGAGATCTTCAGAACACGGGTTCTATAGTCAACCACCATAGTGAGCAGGTCAGGACGGCGAGAGATCTCAAAGATGTGCTCAATGTAGGAGAGGTTGTCTGGAGCAAGGCAGGAAACGGAGGGTGGGTTAGAGCTaagctgttgtgtgtgtgtttggggggggggggggtcaaccTCCCCCATTCTACCAGATCAGGCCTCTGGAACCAAGACTGAGTTGCTCACAGTGGGTATCAGAGGGGGCAACAGAAGAGGAGGAGCCATTAAGCCGAGAAAAGAAAGCTAAGGTGCCAAAGAGGAGTACAGATGACTGTTCCCAGGGAGAGCAGAGCATCGATCAGTGACGTTCTAGATTATGGATTTAGAATGAGGGATTTAGGTTAAATACATCTGATgtcggggggggtggggggaggagaggggaataGAAAAATTAACTGGCTTCCAAATACTCCTCACCCACCCTGAGCTGCTTCCACTTTTCCTCCAAGCAAGCTTCAGAAAACATTTCCTGATAGCACAGGCGGGACTGGAGGGTGGCATCTAGACAACCCAGGGCTACTTTGGGGCCCCGTGAAAAGTAGTTATCGACGAGAGACGGCACAGCCATGACCAGAGGAGGATTTCCCTGGCCTGGCCAGTTCTAAGACCTTTTCCCTGGCTCCTCTGCTGACCACTGCGGTGGTAACTGGAacctcctcagcctccctccgCTACAGACTCAGGTCACTCACCTCACCTATCAAACACCCCGTCACGCAAGGCCCTTCACAGCTCAGCCTTAACTTACCCTCCAGCCACTCCGCACACACTCTACGCCCCAGCAAGCAAGGCAGGGCTTCTTGCTTTTCCAAACACCAGGTACTCTCCCACCTCTAGCGCTGTGGGCCTGGCCTGGCATCCCCCCTCTGGATTCTGCCTTTGAAACCCCACTTGCCTTTCAGGGTTATTTTATACACACATTCCTCCCCAAACCCTCCACAGTTGTGGTCTCTAAAGGTGGATAAAATCgcccgagccggtttggctcaatggatagagcgttggtctgtggactgaagggtcaagggcacatgcctggtagggggagtgcaggaggcagcccatcaatgattctctctcgttaatgtttctctctctccctctcccttcctctctgaaatcaataaaaatataattttatcactTTCAACTTGTgttaatattgtattatatagaATAGCACTCTCTGAATGTTTTTTACCGATGAGGACATATTGAACGTAAAGGCCACGGCCCCAGAGCCCCTCCACTCTTAGAGCATTTTAATTCTGTCCTGCCTTGTCAGAGGGGAGCACACGGTTGTGTATAGGAGCTCGGAGCTCATTTCTATTTGCTGAACGAACTGAGCCCCAGAAAAGCTGCTGGCAGGatgcctgggtcccctcccccacctttgtCCAGCTTGTTGTGGCTCTCCAGGAAGCTGAGCCAGGCACTGCCCGAGGTGATCTCCTCACTCTTCTCACTGGGGATGTCCTCCTTGCAGGCCGACTTGAGCTGCTCCAGGTCCTCCAGGGTGATGTTGTTGGTCAGGTCCTGCAGGAGGGTCCCGTACTCCGCCatgactgggggtgggaggaacggagggagaggaggctgagCCTCAAGTGTGGAATCTGGTTTACTCACTGGCGCTTGccactccctcctccacccccccaggCAAGTGCCTAGAAcatggaggctggggagggccagggctggaaggagaagagagggagggggagcagaCAGGAAGATATTTGGAAGCTAGGGACCAGGCTGGAGCCTGGAGAGAGAAGTTACACTGCCTTCCCCCCCACCATCTTTTCTCTTCGTTTTACCCTTCTAACAGTAACCCTGGCAACAGCTCCCCAGACTGAGGAGGCGGTTACCATGGCAACCTGTTCTGGAGCTTCTCACCAGCTGCCTCCAAGTCCCCCCAGAATCACCTCACCCACCTGCAAcccataaaaaaaacaaaacacaacaaaacgaCTCCAAAACAAGGACCACAGGGATGGGCTTGCTGTGGCCGAGAGAAGTGAGAAGGGGCTGGAGTTGGCTGGTCTCGTGTTCCAGCTTCCATTCTTCCCCAGAGCAAAGGGGTCTCTCACTCAACTCCCACCACCCCACGGATGACTCATTTTGGAGGGATGCCTCGTTGCTTGTTCTAATGGtcccctggcccctctgctcaGCCTTGTATTCAGTCATTAGGGTTCAaggtgtgggggcggggagggggcggccatGGGCCACCCCCACCTTTTGTGGAGCCGGCTTTCTCCCTTGATGGCTGCCGGTCCTCCATATAGCCATCGCCTAGCTAGCCTTTGTGCGGTGCCTTCAGCCCCAGCGCCCAAGCATACCAAGCGCCTGGCTCTGGCCCCCTGCCAGTTCCCAGGCTGGCTGGGTGGCGGGGAAGGGGTTTAGATGCATCGCTGGGAGAGTGGCAGGAAGGGGGCTGCCACTCCTGTTTGCATCAACCTCCCACTGGCACTGCCTTCAGCAAGCACTCGCACAAGGGGCTGGGCAAGGCGAGATCTCACCTAGGCCTTTCCCCAGCTCCTGGAGACCCCTGGGTGGGAGGTAGACAACAGTCAAGGCCCTCCTTCCACTCACTAAGACGGGAGCTGTGGCTGAGCTGAGACAGGAAGATGGGTCAGACAGAAGCATGAACTTTCTGGATTTGATAAAGTACGGATCTCTAGTGAGTTTTaaaagcgccccccccccccccacacacacacagtgagtatATATTTTATCAGGAAAagcaaagcattttaaaattatgtcaaaCACTGCGGCTAGATCAGAGTGGGACAAGGAGTGAACTGACCTTGTACTTGACAGACTACCCACAAATCACACCAACAATGGGCTGGGACTATGGCAGATAAAAGGGGGCTGGTTGGCACCCCCTATTTTCCTTAGTTCTGGCCTATatgcagggaaactgaggcagagaagcatGGCATAGTAAGAGGCATGGAACCAGAAGTCCCCACGCCCAGCCCCCTACTTGCACCAGAACAAGCCTCCCTTGGTGGCAGGCAGTGTGACACAAACACACAATGAGCCAGGCAGCAGGGCCAGCACAGCCCCCACAAGAAACTGCaggcacactcactcacacacccagGTCCAGCCAGACAGAAGGACCCAGCAGTGGCCCTGCCAGGCTGGGCCAGGAACAATGCTCTCTGACTGTCAGCACCAGGAACCGTCTCTGCCTTGAAATCTAGGTCACAGCAGCAGACTGGAGCCCAGCTGCCCCCTCCACTGATAATCCGAGggcagaaaagggggaggggggttagggcAAAAGGGATGGTGGGGAGGGAGTCCAGGGATGAGAACAATGATGGAGGCAGGGGTGTGAGGACTAAAAAGGAACgggcctgggaaggaggcaggatgCCCTAAGAAGACCCTGGCCCAGCGGCAAAGTGGGACAGGATTTAGGGTCACCTGCCTTGCTTTCACATGGAAGAAGAGTTTGTAAATAGAGCTGGTGGgaaagtgtgagtgtgtgtgtgtgtatgtgtgtgtgtgtgtgtgtatctcctgGGAGGAGGTAAGATTTGGGGCTTTGAATCTAAAACAGATTTatagggaggtgggagggaagggattAATCTGTGTGAGATACTCACCCACACTGGTGGGTAGGAGCTTTCTAAGAGTGAAACAGATACAAAGAGAAGTGGGGTGGGCATGTTGAGTGGAGGGGGAAGTGTGTGTGCCAGGTTCCACTGTGGATGCCCACCCCTGGGTATGGGCACGGGTTTGGGAGCAGGCAGTGGGTGTGTGGATGTGCGTGTGGTCTGTGTTTGTATGTGTCCGAAGCAGCTGAGAGCATATGTAAGAAGGACGATAACCACAGGCTCACATccagagaaaagaggaaggggTGAGGGGCCCTAAGAATGAAGTaagagctggggctgggagaaagAACAGGCTGCAAGGGAGgaatcctgggggagggggacggggagcACAGTCCAGGAGAAGGTTGCTGCCTTAGCTCAGCAGTTACCATGGCAACCTCTGTTCTGGGTGCCCCCCCCCTCAGTTGTCAGGACAATGACACCACTGGATGGGAGGGTGTGTGGGGAGTTGTAAGCACAGACTGACAAAGCAGGAGTAAGGCTCcttgaggggcagggagaggcagctGAGTGGCCTCCCTCCCTGGAGAGATCCCAGTTGAGGCAACAGCAGGATGGTTTGGGGGTGCAAGGTGGAGTCCCCTTACATGGCTCTCAAGTCTTGCAGGAAATTGTCCCTGGGGTGGTCTGGCCATGCTGGGGCTTTGCACAAGTTTGGCTCCTTCACTCTCCATGTCACTTTCCTCACCAAGTCCCAGAATCCCTGAGGGCTCTGTGGGGCCTAaggggcctcctgccctcccagctctgAGGTGCCCTCCAGGTCTGGAGCAGTGCAGAGGCTGCCCAGGGAACACCAGGCCGCCTGGGCGAGGCCATTCTTGGGACAGGATACCAGGGCAGGAACCGGGAACTGGGGCCAGGCTGCCAGGAagtcagcccctcccctcccggatCATTCTGTGCGCTGCtcacaccttccttccttccttccttcctccctctccttccaagCTGGCCCCAGGTGGAGCCCTGTCAAAGGTCCATCCAACTTAGAACACTgaagcagaggggaaggggcaAGAACAGTATAAACTGACCTTTTAGGGGCCAAGCTGGAAGCATGACAGGTAGGTGCTCATGGGCagtgggaggaaggagcaggcctGGGGGCACCTTGAGAAGCCTAGCAAAATGGGATCATGGGGTAACCACCTGTGGAGGTGGCGGCAGCACCAGAATTGCTGTGCATTCTGCCGTTAATTCACGATTCTCCCCTCTCCCGAGCATTTGCTTCCAAATCCTCAATAAATGGAAGAAGCCCGAGGATTGAGTGGGAGCTGccgccctctccctcccatctggGGCAGCtaaggctgaggggaggggctgtcccacagggctgcgagggccgggaGGTCCTGCAGTGGgcagaaggggcggggggggggggggggggtgttggttTGTACCGTCTGTCAGtcttggggtgggtggggggagaggaaggtcGGTCAtccaggagaaggggagagatggagagagtgcagggttcctattttaaattttatctggcCCCCAAATTCCAGCAGTTCTGTAGTTCATCCCTAATTATTCCATTAATATCATACTCTTACTCAACTGACTTCTTACCTTAGCTTCTAttcagcttgtgtgtgtgtgtgtgtgtgtgtgtgtgtgtgtgtgtggcggaggGTGGGTGTCTTTATTCCTGTAATGGAAAACAGGGCGCGAAGACTCCAGAGCCAGCCTGGGGGTGACAGGGGCAGGACACCTGGTCGCTCGGTGTCCAGTTCAAACAGCAAAATGGGTCGCCCCTGGGCACGGGGGCCGTGTCAAGCCCTTGGCCCTGAGCCTAAGAGGAGAAAGACCAGATGGAGAGGAGGAGCTACTGGGCATTGGACCAGGAAGGGCAGAGTGGGGCCACCTGACAGCGAGGAGGGGTGAGGCCTGTGCCACACTTCCCTCATCTGGCTGTCCCTTCCCTGCCCATTCCCTCTCCCTGATCTGTCATCCTATCCCACTGGGTGGTGGCCATGCAGGGTAGGACTCCCGGGTTCTGTGGCTCAGAGTCCCCATCTGCATACTCAGCTACTCCTCTGTTAGGAAGGAGTAGCTTCCCTGCTGTGGAGACAGagtcaggctggtggggaggaggcggggtcGGTTGGCTGCATACACACTGGTGATGTCCCCCATGGCGCTGCGtggcagagagagaggatggcagggcaggcagggctgtggctcTCTTCTCCAGGCCTGACCTGACGATACACGCACACGTGATGGGCACAGGTGTCAGGGAGTGAGGAAGCCGGCAACCCGGGCTGTCAGCAGCCTAGGGCATATCTGGCAATTTCCCCAACACAATGTTTAACCACAAAGGGAAGAGCAATTAAAGCTAATTGCCCTGACAGCCTGGGGGCCAGGCAGCTCCTGGGGCGACAGAACACAGATTCAGCATGTTTCCCCACCTCCCTGtgggctccctgctcccccatcGCCCCGCCCTCCTGCTTTCCTCCTCCCCGCTTCCAGAGCCCCTCTCATTGCCACCCCAGCGCCCTGCCCTCGATGAGGACCAGCCCTGTGGCTCGCGGCCGCCCCCCCAGTCCCCTGGCtgtatctctgtccctctcacaCACATtcccttcattctctctctctgacttggGCTCCATCCTTGGCTGActcactcattctttcattttctccctctcccttgcttccacccctcctccatcccttggCCATTCTGGTGCCCCCAAACCAGCCATTCCCAGAACCCTAGGTTCTAAGGATAACCAGCAGAAGTGGCCACAGCACCCCAACTCCCCTAATCACCAGCTTCAGAGCACCAGGCTCGCTCCCCCTCAGCTCCTGCCTCCCTGTCCTGGAGTCAACATGTCCCCATCTTCTCCCCGTTTTACAGAGGGGCGATGTGAAGCCCAGGGAGAAGATGCCCAGAGAATGAGGGTGGACTTGGGGACAGGCCCCCCACTGGGCTGTGGCGTTCCTCCAGGAGCCTTGAGagtgggtgaggtgggggtgggtgtgtaGTGCAGGGACGTGTGTGATCCGCGCGCGGGGTGTGCGGGAGTCACATGGGTGTGTGTCACCGTGTGTGCTGGCGTGTCTCTGGTAGGTGTGTGGGTCCCCGTCAGTTTGACACGGATTATATGAAATTAATTAGGGGTTTACGTTAGCTACTTCactcctccacacccccagatccttccctccctccggaCAAGCTGTCgccggccccacctcctccccaggtgCAGAGGGCGGTGGGGCGCGCGGCTGGGGCGCACGGCGCCTCCGGGAGGCAGCGGGCCGGGCCGGCCGGGCCGGGAGTGGCCGCCCCCGGGGCCAGCCTGCAGCCGAGGAGGGAGCGGACGCCGCGCCGCGGGGCGGGAAGCAGGCCCGTCGCACTCCCGGCCGCGGGCCAGGGCACCGGGCGGAGCCGCCGCCTCGGGCACATGCTCGCGGCGCCCCGCCGGGACGGAGCCGGGGGCCTGACCCGCGGACCCGGGCCCCCGCTCCCGCCGGCCGGGCCTCGGACCCACGTcccccccagcccagaccccccccacccccgacccctccCGCCACCCTCCCCGGAGCCTCTCACCGCCTGGGGCTGAgcgcgcggggcgcggggcgcgggcacTCCCTCCGGCGTCCGCTTCCCGAGCCGCGTCCGGAGCCTCCGCCTCGGCTCCCGCCGCGCCGCTTCCGCCCGCCGAGCCCGAGCCGAGCCCAGCCGCCGCGCCCCACCCGGCTGACCGTGACGTCAGAGCCGGGGAGGAGCGGGACGAGGGGCTGGGGATCTGGAGACTCCTGGGAGGGGGAGCCGCCTCCTCCCCAAACCTCAAAACCCAAATCTCAGGCTCAGTCCTTTCCCTGGGGGACACCCTTCGCCCCTGATGGCCTTACGTGACCGCCACGCCCGGGACCCTGGGGCGCAGAGTGCGTTAGTGGAGGGGTGCGGAGGCCTTTGCCCTCGGGTCCTCTTAGCGGCCTGACTTGGTATTTGGAaaagcctcccccgcccccccccccccccccccacctatgGGTCCTGGGTAATGGCCGCTCCTGGAggctgagggtggaggggggtgtgggGACCAGAAGCAATACCGGGGCCTCCTTCACTGGCCCTGGGGCCACAGAGCTCCCTCTAAGGTGaagccagccagcccccctgtgtgtgtttttgttgttgttttaccttTCCCAAATATGCCACCCCACGGCCTTCCCCCACCATGATGTCATTTTGTTTTCTAAGGAGAAAAAGAGC is a window encoding:
- the PEA15 gene encoding astrocytic phosphoprotein PEA-15; translation: MAEYGTLLQDLTNNITLEDLEQLKSACKEDIPSEKSEEITSGSAWLSFLESHNKLDKDNLSYIEHIFEISRRPDLLTMVVDYRTRVLKISEEDELDTKLTRIPSAKKYKDIIRQPSEEEIIKLAPPPKKA